TGGAGACCATTACTGGAGGGAGTAGACTCACCAGCTTCTCGCTTGCCAAATCCTCGTTGTCTTCCTTGCACAGAGCCCCATCCTCTGGCCTGACCGGCAGGCATGCTACAGAGCCCGGCAGATGTTATTAGAGCCTTCCACTGGAGACCAGCTGTAGGAAGAACAGGAAAGATTAGTGTGAACCtccagacaaaaaaaacaaaacaaaaaaaacacaattgaCGGTTATACACAATCGATACAAGACATGCTGTGAACAATATTGACATCCATACAtgttaatactctcctgcactgtatactagacccttgcttgacacattttggcaagttacaggaaaaagttATGCAAATTAGAtcacttttgcacagaaatcctggggaaatttgaacaccagggaggttaacagcatcagaatttcatcttacccaagcctcatttttagctgcacagaagcaaagctccaccccatcaaaaaaaaaaaatctgcccaggcatactctcctgatgctgtgtaaagcatgatGATGGATGTTCccagcacatgcagctgggaggggcgagcacacaggacagttggaactgtctcatgctcctcatcacctcctttcaaccaaaaagatgtctgccccatGAAAcacttgcctgttcttttaagacagggtgggtaagagattatactcTATTTTGATTCACATAACTAATGACAGTAACTAATGACaactaacttaatgacagtatgttcaggctgaagttcctctaacCATTTTATAGTGCTAAACTGTTCACCCAAGACTACAAAGAGGTCATCTCTAGATTTCTACCTCAAGATGGGCACTGAGGTTTTAATTCCTGCTTATAtagtcgtcactaactgtccctcagaggggctcacaatctagtccgtaccatagtcatatgtctatgtatgtattgtgtagtgtatgttttgtagtctagggacaatttttttttttagaggggaagccaattaacttatctgtatgtttttggaatgtgggaggaaaccgacagaaacggggagaacatacaaactccttgcagatgttgacctggctgggatttgaacttggGACCCAGTGATACAAGGCGAGAAAgccaaccactatgccactgtgctgcccattcaTGTTTGTTGAAcaatggaagtgttctcatctaagcgatttGCTGAAATAGAATTGTGTTGCCTGTAGCATTTTCGGAGTGATTCTGCAAGCTAAATTGAACTAGAAATCACAAAATGCTGatcaatgaaagaaaaaaaaacaaagaaaaaaaaaaacacaagaacagCCTAGTAGCTTTGGCACTACATAAACATCTGTCACATTAGGTACTTACAGGTGAAGTTTAGAAAACTCTGTAGGAAATGGTCTAGCTGGAATAAGAGCAGCACTGCTGCCCTTGTATACAAAAATACCTTACTACCAACTCTTGCAAAGAATTTACACCAgtgtgtgcagtggcgtagctaaggagctgtgggccccgatgcaagttttacaatggggccccccaagcactctatacataacaattgatacggtgcaccaaaacctgccaatggcaactacagtgtcagaggtgcaagaaggggatggggaacagcttgtttatgattaccaatattcaaagcatctatagaagtgattattaccagcacagggccaataaagagctaatactgcagttgaggggggGCCCTTTGGGCCCctgtggctcaagggccccgatgcggtcgcaacctctgcaacccctattgctacgcccctgagtgtgTGCCAGAGAAAGGTTTGTGCAATCCCTGTTCTGACAAGCTTTTCTATTAGACTTGCGTCCATCCACATCTTACCTATTGGTGGCTTTGTTGAAGGAGCAGGCCTTGTTCATGGAGTCGGGGACCTGAGTTGCTGGTGCAGCTGTCAGATTACAGGTGATGTAGACCTAAGAGGGATTGTAACATTAGAAAGTCTGATCTTAAAACTTAgatagtctccttaacactgccactgcctatagagcgcgtcctagtggctgcagctctggcgctttgagtccgccaggagaaaagcgctatataagtattTGTCTTAAAGTATGGTGTGAGAAGAAAAGGCCAGTAGTGAGCAGAAAGGGAAGCAGATTACAGCCAGGAAGTATAAAGACAGTATTATATTAAAGATTACAAGAAAAGTAGGAAATATTGAATGAAGCAGAGATACATGACAGGATCTGATGAGAGGACAGACTGTCATAGATGCATGAAGTATATTGAGAAAGACAGATAACGGACAAGAGATTTGAGCAAGAGTCAGCTATTAGCAGCGTGCTGTATACAAATAATCCTATTTTCTGAGAAACTAAAGATTTGCCTGTTTGCCTCATTAATCATATTCTACCTGCCTGGGTCATTTCTAACTGCTGAGGTGATTTTTAGGATTACTACAAGAGAACTGAAAATTCCTTTTTATATTTGTATTCTTCTGGCCAGTAacatttatattaaaaccatatgaattttgacttaaaggacttcagggccaaaaagaagaaaattacactatacctttttattagcagaatCCATGGAGGACGTCCTGCGTGTCTCCCGCTCCGTTCCACCATCAGTGCAGGCCTTTCCGTTCCCCCAGGGCTTGGcctgaccccaccgaacgggtcgcattgattccacctctaagatggccgccgcctttgatctgcggctgcgcagtacgctttgctgcGAGTACACAgactttagcccgcctcccgccgcgtaGTGGGTCCCAGCATGCTCCCCAAGTGTATGTCGGGCAGTGATGTGAGCGCGCCCGTACACTTGGGGAGCATGGTTTGATATCGCTGACTGGAAGCCACTGTTCTGGAGAATTCATTCTAGTTTGATAGCACTTGAAGAACAGGGAGAATATGTTATcggtttctattttttttttttttatttatattcagCTGATTTGTGGAACAAGCCCTACCTGCACCAGGCCTGCAACGATTAAATATACCCATTGGAGCCACAGTTTTACAGACCTAGCATAAGAATTATCTTACCCGTGTCTGACAACATAAATCTAAGCCCCAAGTGTGAACTTGGCTGCAAGGGACAGAGAACTGATAGGGTATGACCTAGTGGGCTGCTCAGCATACTCAGTTCTGTGGCAAGGCTGtcatagccagtggcgtagctacaaacctctgggccccgatgtggaatctggatgtgggccacccccccccccccccccggcaacacccaacgcacacacatatctgaatccctatagccagctataggtcctccccagtataggtagccaggcataggtaagccagtatagttgcccccagtataggttagataggcaggcaccgccggtataagttagataggtgcccccagtacaggttagctaggtgggtgcctctaatataggtagccagaatagttgcccccagcataggttagataggtaggtgcctccaatataggtagccagtatagttgccacctgtataggttagctaggtgcccctaatacaggttaaataagcaagtgcccccagtataggttagatgaggtaggtgccccccagtataaggttagattaggtagttgcccccacataatggaggggggtGCCACAgcgagggcagcctgacctctccccggccccccccccccccccccgatgcagaGTGAGCACGCACGGAagtgctgtaggcagaactcacctttgtccctggttccaatcgccgctgatctcttcccgctctgcatagatgcggatacactgcttcctgtttagccggaagcagtgtgtatcagcgtctatgcagagaggagatcatcggcgattggaacgcagggaggagaGTTCTGTCTACAGCGCTTCTGtgtgcgctcactctgcatctgagggggggcccggggagaggaagggagggagaggtcgggctgccctccctgcggttgcagctcccccctccattacagcgccccctcccaatagcgcgcatggccctccaaacggacatGGCCCCccccttcaggagccgggcctggtcgccaaggcgaccctgGGCCCTTCGCCACTGGTTATAGCTTAAAAGCAGAATGTAAAAGTTTACCTTACTGGGTGCTAGAATAGAAAAGGCTATGCTGGATGTAGATAGTAATGTTTGATAAGGATGTTAACCTTCTTAATTTAATTCACAGGCAGAAGAATGTAGTGTTTTATAAAGTGTAATAACCTTTTACCCACAGGTGTGTTTAGATCAGCTGTAGTAGAGAAGAAGAAAGCTAATAAGAGTGTCATTGACTGTTGATTTATTCATTGTATAAATATCTGGTTCATTTAACCTATTTGGTTTAATTAATTCAAATTGAACCAATTTGTGTTGattagtgtctggtggattcccccTAAGCAACCTCCATTTTTGTACCTGTTACATACAGCATGTATAGTAGAAAATACAGGCATTGAAGAGTGTGTTGGCAAGtctaactgagcatgtgcaaacagtctaacgcagctaaaaatgtgtataacgcacagcatgcagcactttcaattAACGTGCAGCTTTAGACACCAACGCTATTTGTGCACTGAACAGGCCATTGATTTTCATTGCTTTGAGTTATTATAAGTGTTGTTtaaatgtgcgactttaacatcacactgaaagagccctaagacatTTGGTAAAAGATAGTCTAAACAACTGTGGAGTCTTAACAGCAAGCTGTTCTGGCGGTACAgtgtagtgatgtccggttcatgagtggttggttcatttgagccggttctttcctgtgagttgagtgatctgagtggcactgaaccgaatcagttcagtgaatgagccaggaactgcagcttcacaGGGTTCTTTTTCACTGCAAAACCAATTTTGATGTGCATTTATGTTTGATTAGCAAGTGTCTTGATtttttgaaaatagatactagtggttaaatcacTACAAAAATTGAATCATTTTTTCATGTGTTCCTACACTGTACATTGAAACgcaaaacgcatcataatcgtaCAGACATGCGTTAAATGCAAACATGGCAGTGGAAAAGGCCATCCAGgattttaaacaggctgcacttaagAATCAGCAAACACGTGTTTTTGGGAcaaacgcagctagtggaaaagggcccacacagCTGAAGGAGAAGGAATAATAGATGTCTGGGCCAATTAGCAGGGGAGTGACTAGCAAGGAGTTACTGCTAGCCACACACCCCAGTGAAATGAATCAAATGATTAtatttttaatgaattgaatcgattcattgaaaagagccagacttaaagggactctgagctctgcCCAAAATAAACatttccacttacccggggctttctgcagcccagtgctggtcgggacgtcccacgccggcctcctggctcttctccccacgGCTGTCCATATAGAGCTGTCCGGCAgctccccgggcgacactggccgagtgtcggggcttcttcCGCAAACCTCAATGACGTCGCGCCCGGCCGccacgcgtcatcacggcggccgacgtcgatgaggtttgcggaagaagaagccccgacacttggccagtgtcgcccggggagccgccggacagccgtggggagaagagccaggaggccagcGTGGGACGTCCCacccagcactgggctgcagaaagccccgggtaagtggaaatTTTTATTTTAGGCAGAGctgggagtctctttaagtgatggtCTCCCTGGCCAGAGTTGTGCTGATTCTTCAGGTGAGCTACCCAGCCAACACATGAGCTGCTTGTGACAGCTTATAATAAAAGCCACTCCCAGCTTCCCTTTAGATCTGCATGCAACTAGAGGGCTCTACATCAATCTAAACaccacatttatattgcacttttctccttttGTCTCtgtcagagctacagccactagagtTTGCTCTATtggaagtagcagtgttaaggagtgttgcccaaggtctcctccctTACTAGGAAGAGCCAAGATCCGAGCCCAGGTCTCTTGTGCCAGAGCCCTAAAACTAAATATCTCACTGCATGTTCAGATCTTTGAATTGGATGACTTTTAAgcatttaccacacaagtcagcTTTTTTATTTTCCATGGGAAAGCCATAAAAAAcccgcaagcagcatctccttccattgacatcacctgccagcagtaaaaatgtcaccatatgataaatgtctgaattaaATCAGGGAGAGCGAAGATTTTTCAATGagcagactaaatcatttatacataattatagtaaaaatgaagACATccaagctcaaaaaaaaaaaaaaaaaaaaaatccacttacctggggcttcctcaagcccatggcagctgtcctgtgcctttGCCGCAGCCTCGCCAGGTTGGGTTCCTACTGTGCAGGTCACGTGATTTCTGACCTCAGAacggtactgcacaggcgcagtaccatCTTAATGATGTCGGGGAAACCATGTGACCTGCACTGGAGCgctgaagaagccgacccggaacctgGCCTGGTGAGGCTGCACCAGCGGAGAAGACGGGAGCTGCGGtggggacacaggacagctgccatgggctggaggaagccccaggtaagtggatttttttggagcttggatcactcctttaacctccctagcgttcaatttccccaggatttctgtgcaaaaagtgataacatttatttaaaacttTTCCCAGTAACTTGccgaaatgtgtcaagcaagggtctagtataaagTGCAGGagtgtattgatgtgtatgcacgtttatactgttcacagcatgtttttatggacggatatatctgtcagtaccgctagggaggttaagcactTTACTACAttgtcactgcagttcctctttaagtctcacTGCTAGCATGTACAACCACAAAgttcacaagtttattttcccctcccacTGACCCAGGTTTAGGTAGTTACCACCTCCCCCCCTTATCTAAGACTTGATGACTCTGTTCAGGTTTGCTGGGACACTTGTCCAATCTATAAACAGTTTGGGAccaactaaggcccggttcacacttgcggttctctgccaaacagaccggatgacctgaccggatccggaccggatccggatcggaactgtacggttctgatccggatccgatccggatccggtcaggttgcatcaggtgttcatcaggatgcgatccggatcagtttggcaaaagttagtacaaaccaaataaaatgttggggtctgggaggtcagcagaagggggacctgtggaatcaggccctccgctgtttagcactcacctccacctccgacatgctgccaacatctccagctcattaaaagtcactgctgctccactcctaatgcttgcccatgtgtccccatccaaaatcgccgcaacaatccgcataggaagtggggtagaacatccggatttttagccagtgtgttgtgcgctctccggttctcattgctttgtattggccggatagtgcagtccggctccgccccggatacggctgccggaggagccggaccaaaaaatagcgcatgttgggtcttatgccggagtccggatccggtccggacgaaacggaaccatgtgaacgcacgcataggctttcattgctatgccgtgcgtccgttccgtccgtcccgcatgcggtccggctccggcacggcgattccggacggcgcccgctaatgtgaaccgggccttaggtttTGCCTAGAACATACCCATTTGCTGAGATAATGTCATAGCTTGGCTTGGAGGTGGGATCAGGAGACTGGGTGGCCACACAGCTGTCAACAAACAGGATCAGACCAATATGGTTCTCAGTTTGCACTGAGGCCTCTATGTTGAAAGCATCTCCCAGCTGGTAGACAATGGAATTTCTGGGGCCTGACCAGTTATCTGTGGAGGAACACAAAGTTTAGGAGAGGCCAAGCTTGTCAGTGTTCCCCTTTAGCCAGTTCCACTTACCAGTCATTAGCtgcaagttaaaggacaacttctCTTCTGTGGAGATGGTGGTGCTGAATGGAGACCATGTTGGCCTGATTGCGTTGCTGCTCACATTGTCATGTCTGCACAAAAAACAAAGTTCTCAGCGTCGGGTTTAAACATTTTGTATTTCCAACATTAAGTGTCAGAGTACCCAACCTGAAGATCCTAAAGCTAAGAAGCAGCTCCCTCCGGCACAGTTTTCAGACCTGGCCATTTGCAGTTAGTAGCTGTAGTGTTGGCAGAACTTCATGCCCTTGTGCTCCATCTTCAGATTTGG
This DNA window, taken from Hyperolius riggenbachi isolate aHypRig1 chromosome 3, aHypRig1.pri, whole genome shotgun sequence, encodes the following:
- the LOC137562006 gene encoding zona pellucida sperm-binding protein 3-like; this encodes MVVSVSRNFYGNGKLVKPSDLTLGPQSCQPTSQTADTVVFQNTLQDCSNPVQMTADLLIYSTSLLYNPTSDVPIIRTNSAVVPITCFYFRHDNVSSNAIRPTWSPFSTTISTEEKLSFNLQLMTDNWSGPRNSIVYQLGDAFNIEASVQTENHIGLILFVDSCVATQSPDPTSKPSYDIISANGRRSKAAAILEVESMRPVRWGQAKPWGNGKACTDGGTERETRRTSSMDSANKKVYITCNLTAAPATQVPDSMNKACSFNKATNSWSPVEGSNNICRAL